One window of Mobula hypostoma chromosome 30, sMobHyp1.1, whole genome shotgun sequence genomic DNA carries:
- the dmac1 gene encoding distal membrane-arm assembly complex protein 1: protein MAAPGTSEAAAPARRLFRDCWGCRVVCGGGLLAASGYVYASARGVMKKGGPTRMGTVGQIVFALSLLSLGLVIMVDPVDKSHPKYRGAPGLQSKPGEPSSRP, encoded by the exons ATGGCAGCTCCGGGGACCAGCGAGGCGGCCGCTCCCGCTCGCCGGTTGTTTCGTGACTGCTGGGGCTGCCGGGTGGTGTGCGGGGGCGGCCTGCTGGCTGCCAGCGGCTACGTTTACGCCTCGGCCCGCGGGGTGATGAAGAAGGGAGGACCGACCCGGATGGGCACCGTGGGCCAGATCGTCTTCGCCCTGA GCTTGCTATCCTTGGGTCTGGTCATCATGGTCGATCCTGTTGACAAGTCTCACCCGAAGTACAGAGGAGCACCGGGCCTACAAAGCAAACCAGGAGAGCCGTCCAGCAGACCTTGA